The following are from one region of the Hemibagrus wyckioides isolate EC202008001 linkage group LG24, SWU_Hwy_1.0, whole genome shotgun sequence genome:
- the si:ch211-199g17.2 gene encoding uncharacterized protein si:ch211-199g17.2 isoform X4, whose translation MKPFQLICQNCNMQYESLKDFKAHVRSYKHKQEVTKLFGTALHKGPVYFPILVFLDYLKNPNQTPPLIGFDMVTMFITPEKIGAFYLCHVCEEQLSSNYVVPHLCSVEHYFNYLANTNPELLRFAWLNDSFSYLQSSAIKEYTTNGCGALRMFELPKLLLKRCKKMPYRQVMSVFSKTDKLTEHIQASIPQRKTIQEYIADPARTNPLLGINLLLEYSCPKKEGRCGYLCTLCQKKLSAAQIISHCISFDHIYWYLKAAHPDTLDTPKSSYSHYSFSFNKKILYLANRAQTLCPPTEIESVHLDLECFNVINASSYVSVLEKLQVIRRERNQSELKVKITPGERIVFAPEEHESSASTAGDSSAQQQQKKTQIEAPVTQTRGNPICRILCAECDLMLNFIKDYKKHINGPQHRQKLMELFGRGQYNGTISQIKLYQYMWNRNSSTTPVIGLRLLTVFVQRQIQDVNTPFYLCHACELNIPVSSASMHVTSEHHCLNVFSYSKPDLVFLGCRNWLQLAKEEEQSQGKQKMVLQVCELSRKQFTKLRTLAYEKFMGIIRIHFPKLQKCVQVEKRVTLESYSKSSERKSPLLGLQFVVKYAATHHYFKCGYLCLLCEKTFPERHAITHVLSFSHIYAYLDLAHPGSLSKEDSEQESLILDLAQQAEKITPNMTLQKVDLSVGVFNEIEKNSFMSAVSVLQEVFKDKRLGELKPSVVPGARLVSSFKKEKDSSKCELQGHTSSDPEKLNTDETCTVTPMPKTEENTNSKHPDPLQTEHEKPLKSMCITSTQMQPAKPSNDATTDLSLKSSQPAKEQSEPLKLNQKPLNQEKHLDQTVKHPQLQDSSIPQQQSTELGQKTAVQKPVQSPACLIPADLQTQLSSCSELKRYLSKPDRQPVIGLKTVIECCTVGQKPFYMCVTCVERYEENAIIKHLLSHQHRLQYLESMGICDPDPGKRKVTSKWLQAQADMMEKTQGSGEAETLNLDAEDYHEILSAPIVNALDSLRLSLSKLASEIDAQSPDLESEESHGSETFKRERETEEKDIPHAHLKKTVKFTKADKEPETRKQNSDDPARSSPHLWSYLTSPTRTEPIIGLSTITEYRNSNGQHSFLCSCCKVILATQSYMGHLISPRHRFNYIKSMDPEFVVLGKDEIKISELKKKAQIVQDTEGWGCIKVVEKENKEPPKKPSKDVEMKTPAKVQKQEPSQTISETEPQDLKSSETKPTEQQNGKETNSAEVSAVTDSQNSANTQKLEPSQNGHDAGEENMLKEPQDHNNDEAKPTKQQIKKKLRKHDAVIGLNFVTCVRHDKKKLFFCELCSARGHLDHLSSETHRKAYVEHKYPGCIASGKNMKKQLNKIALSLAAVERRTGMGMKKLNVPAKVFTSLRTAPISEALSHLKVLQTKQEDGVDLKTPPIPQPEPSTFTEHGTLNNSVHHMTCSAAATQSVQQEKSPSLDNPVTGPVHMETGQSVSTLFAESKGANGSELAFPCTSSHLTRSQSVLKQESKHLHGIAPSETYYIPVLGQSNASMFLNVRGLSNTVIGLSSILECRGISQPTFFLCLNCAEKFSREKFCNHMTSERHQYATITTQYQEVFQQWQRQTIHQMTIRDLTENLALTEKGLDAKVIKLNKDQYESLSSADFHDAIEILQRMCGPCMDESAQLSHLARQNQRSNEISRVKSTSESVEAVKERAHQSHKSCENTRQMQELHRSQEPIKEFSSGRNSTACTSLQSQNSPKALPESKAQTPQPKHHSVVQTNLAAKSNSGKPSLHPPKPVTQRTMENSTIVNSPNHTDLKYITKHRTEADAVVGLSTVIECRSEGQASVYLCVSCSTKLDHGLINYHLVKFGHRYSYLRSRYPYMFEYWSDSDSKHENSKKLMEFAHKVEMANEDEPGQLQVIKLNCDDLTEIKAMSYDKAIIHLQKIRREQNLCALKTCITPKIKKNLIKQERIEIDVTTQCSLEQPVLHGPKKVLKRRAVQQDLLFQSIPGKKQCSDVPSSHFKQFPPIENNQEPSDCTVKQSKISGSDSDSVTQFQQESSILTTANPNRSSYSATVPDISKTSLQSKSVDHSSQTHKRTTSMHKTVLKNCEKKESSSSITAQQQKDSSVNTNTVSTLSSMKGQEIGRVSEKRPLVKKSSCENAWNYENRQFSPETPSMSNKNPVAENSTETVAMKQQGTAYSVNDYNEVLNPRSNWTNPDKYLVSSHGAATSVTTYVTPEYAITHQYAVYKHPDYPSDIAASNTAMNYESVAPGISTNATDLINANSAHTSHTVYPGLPVYQQVHQPVQSFKDPEIYSAYYACYPYNQALHINQTAADDENVTSTPALEHGVYPLASWPQKKN comes from the exons ATGAAACCCTTTCAGCTCATCTGTCAG aaCTGCAATATGCAGTATGAAAGTCTTAAGGACTTTAAAGCCCATGTCCGGAGTTACAAGCATAAGCAG GAAGTGACAAAACTTTTTGGGACAG CTCTACATAAGGGACCAG TTTACTTTCCCATCCTTGTTTTCCTGGATTACTTGAAAAACCCAAACCAGACTCCTCCACTCATTG GTTTCGACATGGTGACGATGTTTATTACTCCTGAAAAAATTGGTGCCTTTTACCTGTGCCATGTATGTGAGGAGCAGTTAAGCTCAAATTATGTTGTACCACATCTGTGCTCTGTTGAACATTACTTCAATTACTTG GCCAACACTAATCCAGAGTTGCTGCGTTTTGCTTGGCTGAATGACTCCTTTTCTTATCTGCAATCCAGTGCTATAAAAGAGTACACCACCAATGGTTGTGGCGCCCTAcgg ATGTTCGAGCTGCCAAAGTTGTTGCTGAAGAGGTGTAAAAAAATGCCATATCGTCAGG TCATGTCGGTGTTTTCCAAAACAGACAAGCTAACAGAACATATCCAAG CCAGTATACCGCAGAGGAAAACCATTCAGGAATACATTGCAGACCCTGCCAGAACTAATCCATTATTGG gCATAAACCTACTGCTTGAGTACTCTTGTCCAAAGAAAGAGGGACGTTGTGGGTATCTCTGTACTCTGTGCCAGAAGAAATTGTCAGCTGCTCAAATCATCTCCCATTGCATCAGCTTTGATCACATTTACTGGTATCTG AAAGCTGCTCACCCGGACACTTTGGACACTCCCAAGAGCAGTTACAGTCACTATTCCTTCAGTTTCAACAAGAAGATTCTTTATCTGGCCAATCGGGCACAGACGCTCTGCCCTCCAACAGAAATAGAG AGTGTCCATCTGGATCTGGAATGCTTTAATGTCATAAACGCCTCAAGCTATGTAAGCG TGCTGGAAAAGCTGCAGGTTATACGGCGAGAGAGAAACCAGAGTGAACTGAAAGTTAAAATTACACCAGGAGAACGGATCG TGTTTGCTCCAGAAGAGCATGAGTCATCTGCTAGCACAGCCGGAGACAGCTCAGCACAgcaacagcagaagaaaacaCAAATAG AAGCTCCTGTCACTCAAACTAGAGGCAATCCAATATGCAGAATTTTGTGTGCA GAATGTGACCTGATGTTGAACTTTATAAAAGACTACAAGAAGCATATAAACGGACCGCAGCACAGACAG AAACTCATGGAGCTTTTTGGACGAG GCCAGTACAATG GTACCATCTCTCAGATTAAACTGTACCAGTACATGTGGAACCGCAACTCATCAACTACCCCAGTCATAG gcctGCGATTGCTCACTGTGTTTGTACAGAGGCAAATCCAAGATGTTAATACACCGTTCTACCTGTGCCATGCGTGTGAGCTTAACATCCCTGTCTCCTCCGCATCCATGCACGTTACATCTGAACATCACTGCTTAAATGTCTTT TCGTACTCCAAACCGGACCTTGTTTTTCTTGGATGTCGGAATTGGCTCCAGTtggcaaaagaagaagaacagagtCAGGGAAAGCAGAAGATGGTCCTGCAA GTGTGTGAGCTTTCACGTAAGCAGTTTACAAAACTCAGGACCCTGGCATATGAGAAAT TCATGGGAATAATTAGGATTCACTTTCCAAAACTGCAAAAATGTGTTCAAG TTGAGAAGCGAGTGACACTGGAGTCATACTCTAAAAGTTCTGAAAGGAAGTCTCCACTGCTTG GTCTGCAGTTCGTGGTGAAATATGCTGCAACCCATCATTATTTCAAATGCGGGTATCTGTGCTTGCTGTGTGAAAAGACATTTCCAGAAAGACACGCCATTACCCATGTTTTGAGCTTTTCCCACATATATGCCTATCTT GACCTGGCCCATCCTGGTTCCTTGAGCAAAGAGGATTCTGAGCAGGAGTCTCTTATCTTGGACTTGGCACAGCAGGCAGAGAAAATCACTCCTAATATGACTTTACAG AAAGTGGACTTGAGCGTTGGAGTGTTTAACGAAATTGAAAAAAACTCCTTTATGTCTG CTGTCAGTGTGCTGCAAGAGGTTTTTAAAGATAAACGACTGGGAGAACTCAAGCCTTCTGTTGTTCCAGGAGCAAGATTAG TCTCCAGTTTTAAGAAGGAGAAAGACTCTTCGAAGTGTGAACTACAAGGGCATACGTCATCAGACCCAGAGAAGCTGAACACTGATGAAACATGCACCGTTACACCCATGccaaaaacagaagagaataCTAATTCAAAACATCCTGATCCCTTACAAACAGAACATGAAAAGCCTCTGAAAAGCATGTGTATAACCTCAACTCAGATGCAGCCTGCTAAACCATCTAATGATGCAACAACAGATTTGAGCTTGAAATCTTCACAGCCTGCAAAAGAGCAGTCTGAGCCACTGAAATTAAACCAGAAGCCTCTGAATCAAGAAAAACATCTTGACCAAACTGTAAAACATCCTCAGCTTCAAGACTCGAGTATACCTCAACAGCAGAGTACAGAACTGGGACAAAAAACTGCTGTGCAGAAGCCAGTACAGTCTCCAGCTTGCTTGATTCCAGCAG ATCTTCAGACCCAGTTGTCAAGTTGTTCTGAACTCAAGCGCTACCTGAGCAAACCTGACAGACAACCTGTAATAG gtttAAAAACTGTGATTGAGTGTTGCACCGTTGGTCAAAAACCATTCTACATGTGTGTCACATGTGTAGAAAGATATGAGGAGAACGCCATAATAAAGCATCTTTTAAGCCACCAACACAGACTCCAATATCTG GAATCTATGGGAATCTGTGATCCTGATCCAGGCAAAAGAAAGGTGACCTCCAAATGGTTGCAAGCCCAAGCAGATATGATGGAGAAGACTCAAGGATCTGGAGAGGCAGAG aCACTAAACTTGGATGCTGAAGATTACCATGAGATCCTCAGTGCACCTATTGTAAATG CTTTGGACAGTCTAAGGCTGTCTCTCTCCAAGTTGGCGTCTGAGATTGACGCGCAAAGTCCAGACTTAGAAAGTGAAGAGAGCCACGGATCTGAAA CATTCAAAAGGGAaagagaaactgaagaaaaggACATTCCACATGCTCACCTAAAAAAGACTGTGAAGTTCACAAAGGCTGACAAGGAGCCGGAAACTCGTAAACAAA ATTCTGATGATCCTGCTCGAAGTTCACCACATTTATGGTCTTACCTCACAAGCCCCACTCGAACAGAGCCAATAATCG GTTTGAGTACGATCACAGAATATCGTAATTCCAATGGTCAGCACTCCTTTCTGTGCTCCTGCTGCAAAGTAATCCTTGCCACTCAGAGTTACATGGGCCACCTGATTAGCCCTCGTCACCGCTTCAATTACATT AAAAGCATGGATCCAGAGTTTGTTGTGCTCGGGAAAGACGAAATCAAAATTTCAGAGCTAAAAAAGAAAGCACAGATTGTACAGGACACTGAAGGCTGGGGATGCATCAAG GtggtagaaaaagaaaataaggagCCTCCAAAAAAGCCATCAAAAG ATGTTGAAATGAAGACTCCAGCCAAAGTCCAGAAACAAGAGCCATCTCAAACCATCAGTGAGACTG agCCACAGGACCTTAAGAGCAGTGAGACAAAACCTACAGAACAGCAGAACGGGAAGGAAACTAACAGCGCTGAAGTCAGTGCTGTGACTG ATTCTCAGAACTCAGCTAACACCCAGAAACTGGAGCCGTCGCAAAATGGACATGACGCAGGCGAGGAAAACATGCTAAAAG AGCCACAAGACCATAACAATGATGAGGCAAAACCTACAAAACAGCAGATTAAGAAAAAATTAAGGAAGCATGATGCTGTGATTG GATTGAATTTTGTTACTTGTGTGCGCCATGACAAAAAGAAGCTGTTCTTCTGTGAACTCTGCTCTGCCCGAGGTCATTTAGACCACTTGTCTAGCGAGACTCACAGGAAAGCCTATGTG GAACATAAATACCCTGGTTGTATTGCAAGTGGCAAAAATATGAAGAAGCAGCTGAATAAGATAGCACTGAGTTTAGCAGCAGTGGAGAGAAGAACTGGGATGGGAATGAAG AAACTGAATGTCCCTGCTAAAGTCTTCACATCCTTGCGTACTGCTCCTATTAGTGAAG CCCTGAGTCACCTAAAAGTGCTGCAGACAAAGCAAGAAGATGGAGTGGACCTGAAAACTCCTCCTATTCCCCAACCTGAACCTAGCACCTTCACAGAACATG GTACACTCAACAATTCTGTTCATCATATGACATGTTCTGCTGCAGCTACCCAGTCTGTGCAGCAGGAGAAATCCCCCTCACTGGACAATCCGG TTACAGGTCCTGTTCATATGGAGACAGGGCAAAGTGTCTCAACTTTGTTTGCTGAGTCCAAAGGAGCAAATGGATCAGAGCTTGCATTTCCCTGCACTTCTAGTCACTTGA CACGTAGCCAGTCTGTCCTAAAACAGGAAAGCAAGCATCTGCATGGCATTGCACCGTCAGAAACATACTATATTCCag TGCTGGGACAGAGTAACGCCTCCATGTTTCTAAATGTGAGGGGACTTTCTAATACAGTTATAG GTCTGTCTAGTATATTGGAGTGTCGAGGAATTTCACAGCCCACTTTCTTCCTGTGTCTAAACTGTGCTGAGAAATTTAGCAGAGAGAAGTTTTGTAATCATATGACCAGTGAACGACACCAATACGCAACCATT acaactCAGTATCAAGAGGTATTTCAGCAATGGCAAAGGCAGACTATTCATCAGATGACCATTCGTGACTTAACAGAAAACCTGGCATTGACAGAAAAGGGGTTAGATGCTAAG GTCATCAAGTTGAACAAAGACCAGTACGAATCTCTGTCTTCAGCAGACTTCCATGATG CAATTGAAATACTACAGAGGATGTGTGGACCCTGTATGGATGAAAGTGCCCAACTATCACACTTGGCACGACAGAATCAGAGAAGCAATG AAATCTCTAGAGTGAagtcaacatcagagtctgtaGAAGCTGTAAAAGAAAGAGCTCATCAGTCCCATAAAAGCTGTGAAAACACAAGACAAATGCAGGAACTTCACAGGAGCCAAGAACCAATCAAAG AATTTTCTAGTGGTAGAAACAGTACAGCATGTACCAGCTTGCAGAGTCAAAACTCTCCAAAAGCCTTGCCAGAGAGTAAGGCTCAAACACCACAGCCCAAACATCATTCTGTGGTGCAGACAAACCTGGCAGCTAAGTCTAACAGCGGAAAACCTTCGCTCCACCCTCCTAAACCAGTCACTCAAAGAACAATGGAAAACTCTACAATAG TGAACTCCCCCAATCATACTGACTTGAAGTACATCACCAAGCATAGAACAGAGGCAGATGCTGTGGTTG GTCTGAGTACAGTGATTGAGTGCAGAAGTGAAGGTCAGGCTTCAGTGTACTTATGTGTGTCCTGCTCCACCAAACTCGACCATGGCCTCATCAACTACCACCTGGTGAAGTTTGGCCACAGATACAGTTACTTG AGAAGCCGTTACCCCTATATGTTTGAGTACTGGTCTGATTCTGATAGTAAACATGAGAATTCCAAGAAGCTAATGGAATTTGCTCACAAAGTGGAGATGGCCAATGAGGATGAGCCTGGTCAGCTACAG GTGATAAAACTGAACTGTGATGACCTGACAGAAATAAAAGCGATGTCCTATGATAAAG CCATCATACACTTGCAGAAAATCAGAAGAGAGCAAAATCTTTGTGCTCTCAAAACTTGCATTACTCCCAAGATCAAAAAAA ATTTGATAAAACAGGAGAGAATTGAAATAGACGTAACGACCCAATGTTCACTGGAGCAACCAG TTTTACATGGACCAAAGAAAGTTTTAAAGCGCAGAGCTGTTCAACAAGATTTACTATTTCAGTCCATTCCAGGGAAAAAACAATGCTCTGATGTCCCATCCAGCCATTTCAAACAGTTCCCTCCCATAGAGAATAACCAGGAACCATCAGATTGCACAGTAAAGCAAAGCAAGATCTCAGGTAGTGATTCAGACAGTGTTACACAGTTCCAGCAGGAGTCTTCTATTTTGACCACAGCCAATCCAAATAGATCTTCGTATTCGGCAACAGTTCCTGACATTTCGAAAACTTCTCTGCAGTCTAAAAGTGTAGACCACAGTTCTCAGACTCATAAAAGAACTACTTCCATGCATAAAACTGTGCTCAAAAACTGTGAAAAAAAGGAATCTTCATCCTCCATTACTGCACAGCAGCAAAAGGACTCCAGTGTGAACACCAATACAGTTAGTACTCTCTCTTCCATGAAGGGCCAAGAAATTGGTCGGGTGTCTGAAAAAAGACCTCTGGTGAAAAAGAGCTCATGTGAGAATGCCTGGAATTATGAAAACCGACAGTTTAGCCCTGAAACACCCAGTATGTCTAATAAAAACCCAGTAGCTGAAAATTCGACTGAGACTGTGGCTATGAAGCAGCAAGGCACTGCATACTCAGTGAACGATTACAATGAAGTGCTTAATCCTCGCTCTAACTGGACAAATCCTGATAAATATCTGGTCTCCAGTCATGGCGCAGCAACTTCTGTCACTACTTATGTGACACCTGAATATGCAATAACTCATCAATATGCCGTGTATAAGCATCCCGATTACCCTTCAGATATTGCTGCATCCAATACAGCCATGAATTATGAATCGGTTGCCCCAGGTATTTCTACAAATGCTACAGACTTAATAAATGCAAATTCTGCGCACACATCGCATACAGTTTATCCAGGTTTACCAGTTTATCAACAGGTTCACCAGCCAGTTCAATCATTCAAGGACCCTGAGATATATTCAGCCTATTATGCATGCTATCCTTACAATCAGGCTCTTCACATTAACCAAACAGCAGCAGATGATGAAAATGTCACTTCCACACCTGCACTTGAACATGGTGTGTACCCACTGGCTAGCTGGCCACAA AAAAAGAACTGA